From the genome of Gemmatimonas sp., one region includes:
- a CDS encoding type II toxin-antitoxin system VapC family toxin, with product MRETPLLLDTHAWLWTLDGTVGALTTPAIRIIERAAADGRLYVSDISFWEVVMLVSKGRLELASDPSIWLRRAVLAPGIQLLPLTRDVLIESARLAGTFHGDPADRMLIAQAQLIGASLLTCDKGIVAYAVRTPGVPVCDAR from the coding sequence ATGCGTGAGACGCCGCTCCTGCTCGATACTCATGCATGGCTGTGGACGCTGGACGGTACGGTCGGTGCCCTCACCACACCGGCGATCCGGATCATCGAGCGGGCGGCGGCCGATGGAAGACTGTACGTGAGCGATATCTCGTTCTGGGAGGTCGTCATGCTCGTGTCAAAGGGGCGCCTCGAGCTCGCCTCAGATCCCTCGATCTGGCTTCGGCGTGCCGTACTCGCGCCCGGCATTCAGCTGTTGCCGCTCACTCGCGACGTCCTCATCGAGAGCGCACGCTTGGCTGGGACGTTCCATGGCGATCCTGCCGACCGCATGCTCATCGCCCAGGCGCAGCTGATTGGCGCGTCATTATTGACATGCGACAAAGGCATCGTTGCCTACGCCGTGAGGACACCGGGAGTACCGGTGTGCGACGCCCGCTGA